Proteins from one Mycobacterium adipatum genomic window:
- a CDS encoding Rieske (2Fe-2S) protein, with translation MSDLGPASQVPLGEGRTFAVADSQIAVFRLRDGSLRALDAVCPHKGGPLADGLADDEVVVCPLHGATFDMRTGAELGGGVPVRSYPVCEVEGRIQIET, from the coding sequence GTGAGCGACCTCGGGCCGGCCTCCCAGGTCCCGCTGGGCGAGGGACGCACATTCGCCGTGGCCGACAGCCAGATCGCGGTGTTCCGGTTGCGCGACGGGTCGCTGCGCGCACTGGACGCGGTGTGCCCGCACAAGGGCGGGCCGCTGGCCGACGGACTGGCCGATGACGAGGTGGTGGTGTGCCCGTTGCACGGCGCCACCTTCGATATGCGCACCGGCGCCGAGCTCGGTGGCGGTGTACCGGTACGCAGCTACCCGGTATGTGAGGTCGAGGGGCGGATTCAGATCGAGACATGA
- a CDS encoding DUF222 domain-containing protein, which translates to MLTNQVSDREAVLAAFDAYDAVCKQLAALDFTRMTPAELFELQSRREHRARTTAVADHRILSALQAQAAPKDIGARSWPEILCTRLRISKDEADRRLADARDLGPRHGMNGELLEPHMAACADELATGTINREHVHEIRKALTAAAKHADPAACAELERVLATAATGITPRTLREVATYALNTLNPDGDGPDPAEHKRGITFGRQDVDGMIRVSGHVDAELGAYLKTITQVWGAPGVNNPADAEPVHNPVPNPLVDNPGMPPTAESVPPAVPAEPRPPEASPVPPEENWLPDDASVLAELVDYPPEPFAERRTALDTATGDPELSADQLAERRSEFDSALDAGEGTAAARDTRTKAQRNHDALKAVMRNALMSKQLGQHGGLPVTVVVSTTLRELQDAAGVARTSVGTTMPIRDLIRLAEHAYHYLIVYREHIAEPLYLARTKRLASKAQRLVMISRDRGCTMPNCPVAGIDCEGMHAELDWASGGRTDITGLGLGCGSDNQLAFETGWATTIGEDGRVHWHPPPLLDVGQDTLNHFHHPEELLRPPDEDP; encoded by the coding sequence ATGCTTACGAATCAGGTGTCGGATCGGGAAGCCGTGCTGGCGGCCTTCGATGCCTACGATGCCGTGTGTAAGCAGTTGGCCGCACTGGATTTCACCCGGATGACACCGGCCGAGCTGTTCGAGTTGCAGTCCCGCCGCGAGCACCGAGCCCGCACCACCGCTGTGGCGGACCACCGGATCCTGTCGGCACTGCAGGCGCAGGCAGCACCGAAGGACATCGGCGCGCGATCCTGGCCGGAGATCCTGTGCACCCGGTTGCGGATCTCCAAGGATGAGGCCGATCGCCGCCTCGCCGACGCCCGCGATCTCGGACCGCGCCATGGCATGAACGGTGAGCTGCTGGAGCCCCACATGGCCGCCTGCGCGGACGAATTGGCCACCGGCACCATCAATCGCGAACACGTGCACGAGATCCGCAAGGCGCTGACCGCCGCGGCCAAGCATGCTGACCCTGCCGCCTGCGCCGAGCTGGAACGCGTACTGGCCACCGCCGCGACCGGGATCACCCCGCGTACGCTTCGGGAAGTCGCGACATACGCGCTCAACACCCTCAATCCGGACGGCGACGGCCCGGATCCGGCCGAGCACAAGCGCGGAATCACGTTCGGGCGTCAGGATGTCGACGGGATGATCCGGGTCAGCGGTCATGTCGACGCGGAGCTCGGCGCCTACCTGAAGACGATCACCCAGGTCTGGGGCGCACCGGGAGTCAACAACCCCGCCGACGCCGAGCCGGTGCACAACCCGGTACCGAATCCGCTGGTGGATAATCCGGGGATGCCGCCGACCGCCGAGTCGGTGCCGCCGGCGGTGCCGGCCGAACCGCGGCCACCCGAGGCGTCCCCGGTGCCACCCGAGGAGAACTGGCTTCCCGACGACGCCAGCGTGCTTGCCGAGCTGGTCGACTATCCGCCGGAACCATTTGCCGAACGCCGGACCGCGCTGGATACGGCGACGGGCGACCCAGAGCTGTCGGCCGATCAACTCGCCGAGCGACGTTCGGAGTTCGATTCCGCGCTCGATGCCGGGGAAGGTACCGCCGCTGCCCGCGACACCCGGACCAAGGCTCAGCGCAACCACGACGCGCTCAAGGCGGTCATGCGGAATGCCTTGATGTCCAAACAGCTCGGCCAGCACGGCGGCCTGCCGGTGACCGTTGTCGTTTCGACCACGTTGCGTGAACTACAGGATGCGGCCGGGGTCGCCCGGACCTCCGTCGGAACGACGATGCCCATCCGCGACCTGATCCGCCTGGCCGAACATGCGTACCACTACCTGATCGTGTATCGCGAGCACATCGCGGAACCGCTGTACCTGGCCCGGACGAAGCGGCTGGCCTCCAAAGCCCAGCGCTTGGTGATGATCTCCCGCGACCGGGGGTGCACCATGCCGAACTGCCCCGTCGCGGGTATCGACTGCGAGGGGATGCATGCCGAGTTGGACTGGGCCTCTGGCGGACGAACGGATATCACCGGTCTCGGACTCGGCTGCGGATCCGACAACCAGCTGGCATTCGAAACTGGTTGGGCCACAACGATTGGCGAGGACGGTCGGGTGCATTGGCACCCGCCGCCGCTACTCGACGTGGGGCAGGACACCCTGAACCACTTCCATCACCCCGAAGAGCTGCTCAGACCACCTGACGAGGATCCGTAG
- the lgt gene encoding prolipoprotein diacylglyceryl transferase has protein sequence MTVTTLAYIPSPAQGVWFLGPVPLRAYALCIIAGIVAALVIGDRRWEARGGERGVIYDIALWAVPFGLVGGRMYHVMTDWPTYFGAGGAGLGAAFRIWDGGLGIWGAVALGGVGAWIACRRRGIPLPAFGDAIAPGIILAQAIGRLGNYFNQELYGRATTLPWGLEIYERRDAAGFRDSLNGVSTGELVAVVHPTFLYELLWNLLIFALLLWVDRRYRLGHGRVFALYVAGYCLGRFWIELMRSDAATLIAGIRVNSFTSTFIFIAAVVYVMVAPKGREDPASLRGNAPLVDGDSAVDEVATEVIEVGAAAGIVAAARAAGAAEGEDAAGGGETTAQEVTVADAADEADDVEEPVETEAVAEESAGDAEPVESVDAEPADDSAEAEAEAVGELDAADAPVAEESPEVVEADEATEGSAVVESVDVESVDVESVDAEAADDSAEAEAEAEPVAADAPVAEESPEVVEGDEAADVEEPVETEPETESAEGSAVVASVDAEAADDSAEAEAEAEAEAEAVGELDAADAPVAEESPEVVEGDEAADVEEPVETEPETESAEGSAVVASVDAETADDSAEAEAVDDPGAADAPVAEESPETEAADAAAAEPAVEESAQIDAVEPVAGDNSPETELVEGDSGDAEAADAVEEPEPEPEPADAGEKAGSDAKRVGERFRAPRWFRRNG, from the coding sequence ATGACGGTCACGACGCTGGCCTACATCCCCAGCCCGGCACAGGGCGTCTGGTTCCTCGGGCCCGTTCCGCTGCGCGCGTACGCGTTGTGCATCATCGCCGGGATCGTTGCGGCGCTGGTCATCGGCGATCGCCGGTGGGAGGCGCGCGGCGGCGAGCGTGGCGTGATCTATGACATCGCGCTGTGGGCCGTGCCGTTCGGGTTGGTCGGCGGGCGCATGTATCACGTCATGACGGACTGGCCGACGTACTTCGGTGCCGGTGGCGCCGGGTTGGGCGCGGCATTCCGGATCTGGGATGGCGGACTGGGCATTTGGGGCGCGGTGGCGCTCGGCGGGGTCGGCGCGTGGATCGCGTGCCGGCGACGGGGGATACCGTTGCCCGCGTTCGGCGATGCGATCGCCCCGGGGATCATTCTGGCGCAGGCGATCGGCCGGCTGGGCAACTACTTCAACCAGGAGCTGTACGGGCGGGCGACCACCCTGCCGTGGGGCCTGGAGATCTACGAGCGCCGCGATGCGGCGGGGTTCCGGGATTCGCTCAACGGCGTGTCCACGGGGGAGTTGGTGGCCGTCGTCCATCCGACGTTCCTGTATGAATTGCTCTGGAATTTACTGATTTTCGCATTGTTGCTTTGGGTTGACCGGCGATACAGACTCGGTCACGGCCGGGTATTCGCGCTGTACGTGGCGGGGTACTGCCTGGGCAGGTTCTGGATCGAGCTGATGCGCAGCGACGCCGCGACACTGATCGCCGGCATCCGGGTCAACTCGTTCACCTCGACATTCATCTTCATCGCCGCCGTCGTGTATGTGATGGTAGCGCCCAAGGGGCGCGAGGACCCGGCGTCACTGCGCGGCAATGCGCCGCTGGTGGACGGGGATTCGGCGGTCGATGAGGTGGCCACCGAGGTGATCGAGGTGGGTGCGGCCGCGGGAATCGTGGCTGCCGCCAGGGCGGCGGGTGCCGCCGAGGGTGAGGACGCGGCCGGTGGCGGCGAGACCACCGCGCAAGAGGTCACCGTCGCTGACGCCGCCGACGAGGCCGACGATGTGGAAGAGCCCGTCGAGACCGAGGCTGTGGCTGAGGAGTCGGCCGGGGACGCCGAGCCTGTCGAGTCGGTTGATGCGGAGCCCGCGGACGATTCTGCAGAAGCAGAAGCAGAGGCTGTTGGCGAGCTTGATGCGGCTGACGCTCCGGTGGCCGAGGAGTCGCCCGAGGTTGTGGAGGCCGACGAGGCCACCGAAGGATCGGCTGTTGTCGAGTCGGTTGATGTCGAGTCGGTTGATGTCGAGTCGGTTGATGCGGAGGCCGCGGACGATTCTGCAGAAGCAGAAGCAGAAGCAGAGCCTGTTGCGGCTGACGCTCCGGTGGCCGAGGAGTCGCCCGAGGTTGTGGAGGGTGACGAGGCTGCCGATGTCGAGGAGCCCGTCGAGACCGAGCCCGAGACCGAATCTGCCGAGGGTTCGGCTGTTGTCGCGTCGGTTGACGCGGAGGCCGCGGACGATTCTGCAGAAGCAGAAGCAGAAGCAGAAGCAGAAGCAGAGGCTGTTGGCGAGCTTGATGCGGCTGACGCTCCGGTGGCCGAGGAGTCGCCCGAGGTTGTGGAGGGTGACGAGGCTGCCGATGTCGAGGAGCCCGTCGAGACCGAGCCCGAGACCGAATCTGCCGAGGGTTCGGCTGTTGTCGCGTCGGTTGATGCGGAGACCGCCGACGATTCTGCAGAAGCAGAAGCAGTTGACGATCCTGGTGCCGCTGACGCTCCGGTGGCTGAAGAGTCGCCCGAGACCGAGGCGGCAGATGCCGCGGCAGCTGAGCCTGCGGTTGAGGAGTCGGCGCAGATTGATGCCGTCGAGCCTGTAGCGGGGGATAACTCGCCCGAGACAGAGTTGGTCGAGGGTGATAGCGGTGATGCTGAGGCGGCCGATGCTGTTGAAGAGCCCGAGCCCGAGCCCGAGCCCGCCGACGCCGGTGAAAAAGCCGGCTCAGATGCCAAGCGCGTCGGTGAACGATTCCGCGCACCGCGGTGGTTCCGGCGTAACGGTTGA
- the trpA gene encoding tryptophan synthase subunit alpha, which translates to MSRLAGVFDRCRAERRSALIGYLPTGYPDVDTSIAAMTAMVESGADIIEVGVAYSDPGMDGPTIARATEAALAGGVRVYDALRAVEAISNAGGSAVVMSYWNPVLRKGVETFARDLASAGGLGLITPDLIPDEADEWVQISERHDLDRIFLVAPSSTPERLAATVNASRGFVYAASTMGVTGARDAVSNAAPELVRRVKEISDIPVGVGLGVRSREQAAEIGAYADGVIVGSALVSALDEGLPAVRALTAELAEGVRQAVRA; encoded by the coding sequence GTGAGCCGGCTGGCCGGAGTGTTCGACAGGTGCCGGGCGGAGCGGCGTTCGGCGCTCATCGGGTATCTGCCGACCGGCTATCCGGATGTGGACACCTCGATCGCGGCGATGACCGCCATGGTCGAGTCCGGGGCCGACATCATCGAGGTCGGGGTCGCGTACTCCGATCCCGGCATGGACGGACCCACCATCGCCCGGGCCACCGAGGCCGCGCTGGCCGGCGGGGTGCGGGTGTATGACGCGTTGCGCGCGGTCGAAGCCATCAGCAATGCGGGCGGAAGCGCCGTCGTGATGTCCTACTGGAACCCGGTGCTGCGCAAGGGCGTCGAGACCTTCGCCCGGGATCTGGCGTCGGCCGGGGGGTTGGGACTCATCACCCCCGATCTCATTCCGGACGAGGCGGACGAGTGGGTGCAGATCTCCGAGCGCCACGATCTGGACCGGATCTTTCTGGTGGCGCCGTCGTCGACGCCGGAGCGACTGGCCGCGACGGTCAACGCGTCGCGTGGTTTCGTCTACGCCGCGTCGACGATGGGTGTGACCGGTGCACGCGATGCCGTGTCGAATGCCGCGCCCGAACTGGTGCGCCGGGTCAAGGAGATCTCCGACATTCCCGTCGGGGTGGGCCTGGGTGTGCGCTCCCGTGAGCAGGCCGCCGAGATCGGTGCCTACGCCGACGGGGTGATCGTCGGGTCGGCGCTGGTATCGGCGCTCGACGAGGGTCTGCCCGCGGTGCGAGCGTTGACCGCCGAACTTGCCGAGGGCGTGCGCCAGGCGGTGCGGGCATGA
- the trpB gene encoding tryptophan synthase subunit beta: MADIAGPELPHTSAALAEPTSHDPDAKGHFGAYGGRLVPEALMAVIEEVTAAYEKARSDQTFLDELDRLQRHYSGRPSPLYEAQRLSEHVGGARIFLKREDLNHTGSHKINNVLGQALLARQMGKTRVIAETGAGQHGVATATACALLGLDCVIYMGAVDTARQALNVARMRLLGARVVAVESGSKTLKDAINETFRDWVANADDTFYCFGTAAGPHPFPLMVRDFQRIIGMETRVQILDQAGRLPDAVTACVGGGSNAIGIFHAFLDDPDVRLVGFEAAGDGVATGRHAATFTGGSPGAFQGSFSYLLQDEDGQTLESHSISAGLDYPGVGPEHALLKDAGRAEYRPITDTEAMDAFLLLCRTEGIIPAIESAHAVAGAAKLATELGKGAIIVVNLSGRGDKDVETAGKWFGLMDGDS, translated from the coding sequence TTGGCCGATATCGCGGGCCCCGAGCTGCCCCACACCAGCGCAGCCCTGGCCGAACCCACCAGTCACGACCCGGACGCCAAAGGCCATTTCGGTGCCTACGGCGGGCGGTTGGTCCCCGAGGCCTTGATGGCCGTCATCGAAGAGGTGACCGCCGCCTACGAGAAGGCCCGCAGCGATCAGACGTTCCTCGACGAACTCGACCGTCTGCAGCGCCACTACAGTGGCCGCCCGTCGCCGCTGTACGAGGCGCAGCGGCTCAGCGAGCATGTCGGTGGGGCGCGGATCTTCCTCAAGCGAGAAGACCTCAACCACACCGGATCCCACAAGATCAACAACGTGCTGGGACAGGCGCTGCTGGCCCGTCAGATGGGCAAGACCCGGGTGATCGCCGAGACCGGCGCCGGGCAGCACGGCGTGGCGACCGCCACCGCGTGCGCTCTGCTCGGCCTGGACTGCGTCATCTACATGGGTGCCGTGGATACCGCCCGGCAGGCGCTCAATGTGGCGCGGATGCGGTTGCTGGGTGCCCGCGTGGTTGCGGTGGAGTCCGGGTCGAAGACCCTCAAGGACGCCATCAATGAGACCTTCCGGGATTGGGTGGCCAACGCCGACGACACCTTCTACTGCTTCGGTACCGCGGCGGGCCCGCATCCGTTCCCACTCATGGTCCGCGACTTCCAGCGGATCATCGGGATGGAGACCCGGGTGCAGATCCTCGATCAGGCCGGGCGACTGCCCGATGCGGTGACCGCCTGTGTCGGCGGCGGCTCCAACGCGATCGGCATCTTCCACGCATTCCTCGATGATCCGGATGTTCGGCTCGTCGGCTTCGAGGCCGCTGGCGACGGGGTGGCCACCGGAAGGCACGCCGCGACCTTCACCGGCGGATCCCCGGGCGCGTTTCAGGGATCGTTCTCCTACCTGCTGCAGGACGAGGACGGTCAGACTCTCGAATCGCATTCCATTTCGGCCGGTCTGGACTATCCCGGTGTCGGACCCGAGCATGCGCTGCTCAAGGATGCCGGGCGCGCGGAGTACCGGCCGATCACCGACACCGAGGCCATGGATGCGTTCCTGCTGCTGTGCCGGACCGAGGGCATCATCCCGGCGATCGAGTCCGCGCACGCGGTGGCCGGCGCGGCGAAGCTGGCCACCGAACTCGGGAAGGGCGCGATTATCGTGGTGAACCTGTCCGGACGCGGTGACAAGGACGTGGAGACCGCAGGGAAGTGGTTCGGGTTGATGGACGGTGATTCGTGA
- the trpC gene encoding indole-3-glycerol phosphate synthase TrpC produces MSSATVLDSIIEGVRADVATREAAVSFADIKQRAKDARPPLDVVAALQAPGIAVIAEVKRASPSRGELASIADPAQLAKAYEDGGARIISVLTEERRFHGSLDDLDSVRAAVSIPVLRKDFIVGPYQIHEARAHGADMLLLIVAALEQKALESMLDRTESLGMTALVEVHTEDEADRALQAGARVIGVNARNLKTLEVDRDCFARIAPGLPSKVIRVAESGIRGTADLLAYAGAGADAVLVGEGLVTSGDPRSAVSDLVTAGAHPSCPKPAR; encoded by the coding sequence ATGAGTTCGGCGACCGTGCTCGACTCCATTATCGAAGGAGTCCGCGCCGACGTTGCCACCCGTGAAGCCGCGGTGAGCTTCGCCGATATCAAGCAACGCGCGAAGGACGCCCGGCCCCCGCTGGATGTGGTGGCCGCGCTGCAGGCACCCGGCATCGCTGTCATCGCCGAGGTCAAGCGCGCCAGCCCGTCGCGTGGTGAGTTGGCCTCGATCGCCGACCCCGCGCAGCTGGCCAAGGCCTACGAGGACGGCGGCGCGCGCATCATCAGCGTGCTGACCGAGGAACGCCGCTTCCACGGGTCCCTCGACGATCTCGACAGTGTCCGGGCGGCAGTCTCGATTCCGGTGCTGCGCAAGGACTTCATCGTCGGGCCCTACCAGATCCATGAGGCGCGTGCGCACGGCGCGGACATGTTGCTGCTGATCGTGGCGGCGCTGGAGCAGAAGGCGCTGGAGTCGATGCTCGACCGCACCGAATCGCTCGGCATGACCGCCCTGGTGGAGGTGCACACCGAGGATGAGGCCGACCGCGCGCTGCAGGCCGGAGCGCGTGTCATCGGCGTCAACGCCCGCAACCTCAAGACCCTCGAGGTCGATCGGGACTGCTTCGCGCGGATCGCGCCGGGGCTGCCGTCAAAGGTCATCCGCGTCGCCGAATCCGGTATCCGCGGCACCGCCGATCTGCTGGCCTACGCCGGCGCCGGCGCGGACGCCGTCCTGGTCGGGGAGGGCCTGGTCACCAGCGGTGACCCGCGGAGCGCCGTCTCCGATCTGGTCACCGCCGGCGCGCACCCGTCGTGCCCCAAACCCGCACGCTGA